Proteins encoded together in one Clostridiisalibacter paucivorans DSM 22131 window:
- a CDS encoding helix-turn-helix domain-containing protein has product MDCVKIGNLIAKLRKEKKLTQKNIADALNIQNKTVSKWECGLGCPDLSLWPELSAILGVDMKQMMEGEITSNKPDSGNIDKVRFYVCPSCGNILVSTGSASIFCCGRKLERILPTVATIAPKITVEEIDTDYFATFDHPMTKDHYLSFVAYVKSDRVLLNRLYPEQSPTCRFPVITGGKLYVYCIKHGLSVYSGISQAKL; this is encoded by the coding sequence ATGGATTGTGTGAAAATAGGCAATTTAATTGCCAAGCTACGAAAGGAAAAAAAACTTACCCAGAAAAACATTGCAGATGCTTTGAATATTCAAAATAAAACGGTTTCAAAATGGGAATGTGGTTTAGGGTGTCCTGATCTATCGCTGTGGCCAGAACTATCTGCTATTTTGGGTGTTGATATGAAACAGATGATGGAGGGTGAAATTACGTCAAATAAGCCGGATAGCGGCAATATTGATAAAGTACGTTTTTACGTCTGTCCTTCCTGTGGAAATATTTTGGTGAGCACAGGAAGTGCTTCTATCTTCTGCTGCGGAAGAAAGTTAGAACGTATCTTGCCTACTGTTGCAACTATTGCACCAAAAATCACGGTAGAGGAAATAGATACTGATTACTTTGCCACTTTTGACCATCCAATGACCAAAGATCATTATCTTTCTTTTGTGGCCTATGTTAAAAGTGACAGAGTATTACTGAACCGCTTGTATCCGGAACAAAGTCCAACATGTAGGTTTCCTGTAATTACGGGTGGTAAACTATATGTTTATTGCATCAAACATGGTTTATCGGTATATTCAGGTATTAGTCAAGCGAAACTGTGA